GTTCACGTCCTGCAACGTGTGAACGATCACGTTCACCGGCGTCGCCAGACGACCGCCCAGGCTCAGCTCCTGAAGCAGACGCTCCTCGGCCTTCTCCCAGGCTTCATATTGCTCGGCGAAACGGGCATCGTTGACCACCACCAGCAGGTCGTAATCCGACAGGTAGCCGCTCCCCCGATCCTCGACCCAGTCGCCGCGCGCGTAGGAGCCAAAGAGGACGAGCTTGAGGATGCGGCCGCGCCGGGCCTTGTCCGACAGCTTGGTCTTCTGCGCGTCCTCAAACTCCTCGAACAGGATCCGCACCGCGTGCTGCAGCTCGCGGCGCTTGCGGTCGGGCAGGTGAGCGAGCCGTTCGGTATCCATTGCATCCTGACCGTTCAGTGCGGTCCCTTCCATCCCGCCGGATCAGGCCCGGTTCGACCCGCCGCCATCACTGGGTTCTCGTCATAGCCGAGCCCAGCGAACCCCGCTCCGGATCGCGACGCCGCCTGCCTTCGATCCATCCCTCAGCGCGGCTCTTTCCCGTACCACGGGCCCGGCGCTGGAGCAGCGATCGGACCCGAGCAGGCTGCGCCCTTCTCGCGGGATCGCGCGCATCGTCAGGCCCGATCCTCTGGCTTGGCCGGGCTCCATTCGGTGAACGCGGTCTTGTCGTGTGGGCGCTGGATCCGGCTCATCAGCTCGTCCAATGCCTCGGCGAACCGCCTCTCCTTGCCTGCCGCCTCGAGCAGCAATCCACCCAGGATGATCTTGCGGCGGGTGTCGCGCTTCCGCTCCTCCTGGGCGGCCCGCGCGTCGAGCTGCTGCAGCTGGTTTTGGGCCTGCGCGAGCCGGGTGCGGGT
This window of the Methylobacterium sp. SyP6R genome carries:
- a CDS encoding conjugal transfer protein TraD, with translation MPAPQAASAEATRTRLAQAQNQLQQLDARAAQEERKRDTRRKIILGGLLLEAAGKERRFAEALDELMSRIQRPHDKTAFTEWSPAKPEDRA